One stretch of Melioribacteraceae bacterium 4301-Me DNA includes these proteins:
- a CDS encoding T9SS type A sorting domain-containing protein: MYIEEYWTEKFGKFSSQNYDRTVIDNLQGCVIDGIVYGDTSFTLVSVEDESEIPNNFYLSQNYPNPFNPSTTTSFSLPEYSYVVIKVFDILGREVKKIVSDYFIAGKHSVEFNAGNLSSGIYFYQLITDKTTKTMKMLLQK; the protein is encoded by the coding sequence GTGTACATAGAAGAGTATTGGACAGAAAAATTCGGGAAATTTAGCAGCCAGAATTATGATAGAACTGTTATTGATAATTTACAAGGATGTGTTATTGATGGAATAGTTTATGGGGATACTTCTTTCACTCTCGTTAGTGTAGAAGATGAATCAGAAATACCTAATAATTTTTATTTATCACAGAATTATCCAAATCCATTTAATCCGTCTACCACAACATCTTTTTCATTACCCGAGTATTCTTACGTGGTTATCAAAGTGTTTGATATTCTTGGCAGAGAAGTCAAAAAAATAGTAAGTGATTATTTCATTGCCGGCAAACATTCAGTAGAATTCAATGCCGGTAATCTTTCCAGCGGAATATACTTCTATCAGTTAATAACAGACAAAACAACAAAAACAATGAAGATGCTCTTACAGAAGTAA